Proteins from a single region of Humidesulfovibrio mexicanus:
- a CDS encoding APC family permease produces MKTRLAGSGGLKRELGLCSATVLVVANMVGTGVFTTSGFIMAELGDARSMLACWIVGGLFALTGALCYGELGAMLPRAGGEYAYLRRSFGPLPAFLSGWISLIVGFSAPIAAAAIAFATYFLGGESRPWFVLEFGGRQWATVSLSTVLAIGVVVALSLVHYHSLRLGQRVQNLLTAFKVVFILGLGVGGLCFGAGDATRLSSLFQGGSLSLNGGFAVALIFVSFAFSGWNAAAYLGGEIRNPERNLPRALVLGTVFVTGLYLLLNLVYVYALPVERMRGTIELGTSAAVALFGPVAGAFVGVAIALGLLSVVSAMIMAGPRVYYAMASDGLFFRCFGCVNERRSTPAQAIMFQAGIAIVMILSASFDGLLVYIGFTLSLSSMLTVAGLLRLRFTEPGLPRPYRTLGYPITPLVFICGNLWIVAHSLFSRPVIALYGVGTILVGVGLYRVFRPSMAERKEWEQGHEALQVVTVDKGPSA; encoded by the coding sequence ATGAAAACGCGGCTGGCAGGATCGGGCGGGCTGAAGCGCGAGTTGGGCCTTTGTTCGGCCACAGTGCTTGTGGTGGCCAACATGGTGGGCACCGGCGTCTTCACCACCTCGGGCTTCATTATGGCGGAATTGGGCGATGCGCGCTCCATGCTCGCATGCTGGATCGTCGGTGGCCTGTTCGCCCTGACCGGGGCCCTGTGCTATGGGGAACTGGGGGCCATGCTGCCGCGCGCCGGAGGCGAATATGCGTACCTCCGCCGCAGCTTCGGGCCGCTGCCCGCCTTCCTGTCCGGCTGGATCTCGCTCATCGTCGGTTTTTCCGCTCCTATAGCCGCCGCGGCCATAGCTTTCGCCACCTACTTTCTGGGTGGCGAAAGCAGGCCCTGGTTCGTGCTGGAGTTCGGCGGCCGTCAATGGGCCACGGTCTCTTTGTCCACGGTATTGGCCATTGGCGTGGTGGTGGCGCTTTCGCTGGTGCACTACCACAGCCTGCGCCTGGGCCAGCGGGTGCAAAATCTGCTGACGGCCTTCAAGGTCGTCTTCATCCTGGGCCTCGGCGTGGGGGGGCTGTGCTTTGGCGCGGGCGACGCCACCCGTCTGAGCTCGCTGTTTCAAGGCGGTTCGCTGTCCCTGAATGGCGGTTTCGCCGTGGCGCTGATCTTTGTGTCGTTCGCCTTCAGCGGGTGGAACGCGGCGGCCTACCTGGGCGGAGAGATACGCAACCCGGAGCGCAACCTGCCGCGCGCGCTGGTCCTGGGCACGGTGTTCGTCACCGGCCTCTACCTGCTGCTGAACCTGGTGTATGTGTACGCCCTGCCGGTGGAGCGCATGCGCGGGACAATAGAACTCGGCACGAGCGCGGCAGTGGCGCTCTTCGGCCCTGTCGCGGGCGCCTTCGTCGGAGTGGCCATCGCCTTGGGCCTTTTGTCCGTGGTCAGCGCCATGATAATGGCCGGGCCGCGCGTGTATTACGCAATGGCCAGCGATGGCCTGTTTTTCCGTTGCTTCGGCTGCGTAAACGAGCGGCGCAGCACGCCTGCTCAGGCCATCATGTTTCAGGCGGGAATCGCCATCGTGATGATTCTGAGCGCGTCCTTCGACGGCTTGCTTGTGTACATCGGCTTTACCTTGTCGCTTTCGTCCATGCTCACCGTTGCCGGTTTGCTGCGCCTGCGGTTCACGGAGCCGGGCTTGCCCCGTCCGTACAGGACCTTGGGCTACCCCATCACACCTCTGGTGTTCATCTGCGGCAACCTTTGGATTGTGGCGCATTCGTTGTTCAGTCGGCCTGTGATCGCACTCTATGGGGTGGGTACTATCCTGGTGGGCGTTGGCCTGTACCGCGTGTTCCGGCCCAGCATGGCCGAGCGCAAAGAGTGGGAGCAGGGGCACGAAGCGCTGCAGGTGGTGACGGTGGACAAGGGGCCGTCTGCGTAG
- a CDS encoding MotA/TolQ/ExbB proton channel family protein yields MEKVSLLLRYRRQVREFNARIKSGAFVLSELKGEGLPGLVLAQGRAEWDAPRAGESDIDRRDRTERAMRDALSEELMRVEARLPYLATIGSAAPFIGLFGTVWGIMHSFISIAQTNDTSLAVVAPGIAESLFTTAAGLAAAIPASVAYNKIASDFRGLSRRLSLTIATVVRRAPAAPSEDSHEAS; encoded by the coding sequence GTGGAAAAGGTCTCCTTGCTGCTGCGTTACAGGCGGCAGGTTCGCGAATTCAACGCCCGCATCAAAAGCGGCGCTTTCGTCCTCAGCGAGCTGAAGGGCGAAGGACTGCCGGGACTGGTGCTGGCTCAGGGCCGGGCGGAGTGGGACGCTCCACGCGCGGGGGAGAGCGACATTGATCGCCGTGACCGTACCGAACGGGCCATGCGCGATGCCCTGTCCGAGGAGCTGATGCGTGTCGAGGCGCGTCTGCCCTATCTTGCCACCATCGGCTCGGCTGCGCCCTTCATCGGTCTGTTCGGCACAGTGTGGGGCATCATGCATTCCTTCATCAGCATAGCCCAAACCAACGACACGAGCTTGGCCGTTGTGGCTCCAGGCATAGCCGAGTCGCTGTTCACCACAGCTGCGGGTTTGGCGGCGGCCATTCCCGCTTCGGTGGCGTACAACAAGATCGCTTCTGACTTTCGCGGCCTGTCCAGGCGCTTGTCCCTGACCATCGCCACGGTCGTTCGGCGCGCTCCCGCAGCGCCTTCGGAGGATTCTCATGAAGCCTCATGA
- a CDS encoding ExbD/TolR family protein: MKPHDGAMTDGGDDSGLIAEINVTPFIDVMLVLLIVFMVAAPLMMAGVPLSLPKSSAAALAPPKEPLVVSMDKDGRIFIGDEAADSATLPEKLTRMTAEDPGRTVHVRCDKELDYGRIMELLGVIGQGGVASISLVAEGAQAVGAERGGGPSASGGSER; the protein is encoded by the coding sequence ATGAAGCCTCATGACGGCGCGATGACGGATGGTGGCGATGACTCGGGCCTTATCGCGGAAATCAACGTCACGCCCTTCATCGATGTCATGCTGGTGCTGCTCATCGTGTTCATGGTGGCCGCACCGCTTATGATGGCCGGGGTGCCGCTCAGTCTGCCCAAGTCATCCGCCGCGGCCCTTGCGCCACCCAAGGAGCCTCTGGTGGTGAGCATGGATAAGGACGGGCGCATCTTCATTGGGGACGAAGCCGCAGACAGCGCCACGCTGCCGGAGAAGCTCACGCGCATGACTGCGGAGGACCCGGGGCGCACGGTGCATGTACGTTGCGATAAGGAGCTGGATTATGGACGCATCATGGAATTGCTCGGAGTCATTGGACAGGGAGGAGTCGCCAGCATCTCGCTCGTTGCTGAAGGCGCACAGGCCGTCGGCGCGGAGCGGGGAGGCGGGCCCTCGGCTTCAGGCGGCAGTGAGCGCTGA
- a CDS encoding energy transducer TonB produces the protein MSAECLAPPPTHGGRALCISVLAHALVLVLATAMTYAPAAEESIIMPKVNLTSVMLPGGAGSTRAAASKPQAKAAPAARKPQQRVATSHALPQQAKPLVESVSPAAASEQLQANLPTAENSANADKREHPGGGAGGSAGGSASGTGPGGHYGAGGDATFGSGRGAGNYFGQIVARLERVKRYPEQERRRGREGTVLVRFVLAREGAVLACHIERGSGLEALDQEVLRMVKKAAPFPPFPETIQRDQLVLVIPVAFNLRQG, from the coding sequence GTGAGCGCTGAATGTCTTGCCCCTCCCCCGACGCATGGGGGACGGGCGCTGTGCATCTCGGTGCTGGCCCACGCGCTGGTTCTCGTGCTGGCCACGGCCATGACCTACGCTCCTGCCGCCGAAGAGAGCATCATCATGCCGAAGGTCAACCTGACGTCGGTGATGTTGCCCGGTGGAGCCGGAAGCACGCGCGCCGCCGCAAGCAAACCACAGGCAAAGGCCGCTCCCGCCGCGCGCAAACCCCAGCAGCGCGTTGCAACTTCGCACGCCCTGCCGCAGCAGGCAAAGCCGTTGGTGGAGAGCGTGAGCCCAGCCGCCGCCAGCGAACAGCTGCAGGCGAACCTGCCCACGGCGGAGAACAGCGCAAATGCGGACAAGCGGGAGCACCCCGGCGGCGGGGCTGGCGGTTCCGCTGGGGGCAGCGCCTCCGGCACTGGCCCGGGGGGGCACTACGGTGCTGGGGGCGATGCGACCTTCGGTTCCGGGCGTGGCGCGGGCAATTACTTTGGCCAGATCGTCGCCCGGCTGGAACGGGTGAAGCGTTACCCGGAGCAGGAGCGACGGCGCGGCAGGGAGGGCACTGTGCTGGTGCGTTTCGTGCTCGCGCGGGAAGGTGCCGTGTTGGCGTGCCACATCGAACGGGGCTCCGGCCTGGAGGCGCTGGATCAAGAAGTGCTGCGCATGGTCAAGAAGGCCGCGCCCTTCCCTCCCTTTCCGGAAACCATCCAGCGCGACCAACTGGTGCTGGTCATCCCGGTGGCCTTTAATCTGCGGCAGGGGTGA
- a CDS encoding FeoA family protein: MTLCDIEPGARCVIRRMTAEGPLGQRLTDLGFCPGSAVVMLRHAPLTDPVEIELDGCCVSIRRAEARLVEVRPA, encoded by the coding sequence GTGACGCTTTGCGATATTGAACCCGGCGCGCGGTGCGTCATCCGGCGCATGACCGCCGAAGGGCCGCTGGGCCAGCGTTTGACCGACCTTGGGTTCTGCCCTGGCTCCGCAGTGGTGATGCTGCGCCATGCCCCGCTGACAGATCCCGTGGAGATCGAACTTGATGGCTGCTGCGTGAGCATCCGCCGCGCCGAGGCGCGCCTGGTTGAGGTCCGTCCGGCATGA
- the feoB gene encoding ferrous iron transport protein B, translating into MSCQRVLVALAGQPNCGKSTIFNMLTGARQHVANYPGVTVEKKTGRFRTGDLQVELVDLPGTYSLSSYSLEERVSRDFLLHDGPGVVLDVADASNLKRSLYLTLQLLEMGRPLVLVLNMMDVAGRRGVRLDVDGLSRRLGVPAIAAVGKKGKGAEEIGAALDGLAGQTPGPEVFQAGYGSLEPCIGALAERLSGDPVLASRCPPRWLAIKLLEGDAEAEKLLRTLSPEASGLLAEAQTLRHNFQVRHGQTAADHIARSRHRAAGELARLTTSSSPASGRTLTERVDAVVCQRYLGPVVLLAILFLLYQASIVFGGWVSAQVWPFWGALESLAARLLPAPGFLDDPLLRELGLWCVKSVTSILNYLPIFFILFALIAVLEDSGYMPRMAFILDRVFRRFGLHGQSTLPLILGGVYVGGCAVPAVMATKAIPDERARLATILITPMMNCLAKVPLYLLLIDACFAERAGLALFFIATVTLFMALPVAKVLSLTVLRKKQSAPFIMEMPPYHLPTVKGVLLRAVERVLLFVKKIVTVVLAVAVVVFALISYPGIGTEARARFEAEADTAVRSFLAKAEATAYAGRLGAQDVPELLLFREALREAGRGAGQVRADAADAAFLKRNPLYFEILRGTSADSRQLSRALRTVDATRKRLRRELRTQGFEASFLGMAGRALEPVTRFAGFDWRVNIALLSAFAAKENSAATLGAIYGLDGEGGLAQGMTPLHALALMLFMALYPPCIPASVMVRLQANSTGWMLFSLGYQTLLGLVVATLVFAGGTLLGLTGWQAMWTFYGVCVLATAAMALVPESGCTRAHISQTPIPSTSRGGFS; encoded by the coding sequence ATGAGCTGCCAACGCGTTCTCGTCGCCTTGGCCGGGCAGCCCAACTGCGGCAAGTCGACCATATTCAACATGCTCACCGGGGCGCGCCAGCATGTGGCCAACTACCCCGGCGTCACCGTGGAGAAAAAGACGGGCCGGTTCCGGACGGGCGACCTGCAAGTGGAGCTGGTGGACCTGCCCGGCACGTACAGTCTGAGTTCGTACTCCCTTGAGGAGCGGGTTTCACGGGACTTTCTGCTGCACGACGGGCCTGGAGTGGTTCTCGACGTTGCCGACGCCTCGAACCTTAAGCGCAGCCTCTACCTGACGCTCCAATTGCTGGAGATGGGCAGGCCTCTTGTGCTGGTGCTGAACATGATGGACGTGGCCGGACGCCGGGGCGTCCGCCTGGACGTGGACGGCCTTTCGAGGCGTCTTGGGGTTCCGGCCATTGCGGCCGTGGGCAAGAAGGGCAAGGGAGCGGAGGAGATCGGCGCCGCCCTGGACGGCTTGGCCGGGCAAACCCCAGGGCCGGAAGTTTTTCAGGCCGGGTACGGCTCCCTTGAGCCGTGCATCGGCGCGCTTGCGGAGCGGCTGTCCGGCGACCCTGTCCTGGCCTCGCGCTGCCCGCCGCGCTGGCTGGCCATCAAGCTGTTGGAAGGGGATGCCGAGGCTGAGAAGCTGTTGCGCACGCTGAGTCCCGAGGCGTCCGGCCTTTTGGCCGAGGCGCAAACGCTGCGCCACAATTTTCAGGTCCGGCACGGCCAGACAGCGGCGGACCATATCGCCCGGTCACGGCACCGGGCCGCAGGGGAACTGGCGCGGCTGACGACGAGTTCATCACCCGCCTCCGGCCGCACCCTCACCGAGCGCGTGGACGCCGTAGTGTGCCAGCGCTACCTCGGTCCGGTGGTGCTTCTGGCCATTTTGTTTCTGCTGTACCAGGCGTCCATCGTGTTCGGCGGTTGGGTGTCCGCCCAGGTCTGGCCGTTCTGGGGCGCGCTGGAGTCCCTGGCCGCTCGCCTGCTGCCAGCGCCCGGCTTTTTGGACGATCCGCTTCTGCGCGAGCTGGGCCTGTGGTGCGTGAAGAGCGTCACCTCCATTCTCAACTACCTTCCCATTTTCTTCATCCTCTTCGCGCTTATCGCCGTGCTGGAGGACAGCGGCTACATGCCGCGCATGGCCTTCATTCTGGATCGGGTGTTCCGCCGCTTTGGGCTGCACGGCCAGTCCACGCTGCCGCTGATTCTGGGCGGGGTCTATGTCGGCGGCTGCGCCGTGCCCGCAGTCATGGCCACCAAGGCCATCCCGGACGAACGCGCCCGCCTGGCCACCATCCTCATCACACCGATGATGAACTGCCTGGCCAAGGTCCCGCTCTACCTCCTGCTCATCGACGCCTGTTTCGCCGAGCGCGCAGGCTTGGCCCTGTTCTTCATCGCCACGGTGACGCTGTTCATGGCCCTGCCTGTGGCCAAAGTCTTGTCCCTCACCGTGTTGCGCAAGAAGCAAAGCGCCCCCTTCATCATGGAGATGCCGCCCTACCACCTGCCCACGGTCAAGGGCGTGCTGCTGCGCGCCGTGGAGCGCGTGCTGCTCTTCGTCAAGAAGATCGTCACCGTGGTGCTGGCGGTGGCCGTGGTGGTCTTTGCGCTCATCAGCTATCCGGGCATCGGGACGGAAGCAAGGGCGCGCTTCGAAGCCGAAGCCGACACGGCTGTGCGGTCCTTTTTGGCCAAGGCCGAGGCAACCGCCTACGCTGGCAGGCTGGGCGCGCAGGACGTGCCGGAGCTGCTGCTCTTTCGGGAGGCCCTGCGCGAGGCCGGGCGCGGAGCGGGCCAGGTCCGGGCCGATGCGGCGGATGCAGCCTTCCTGAAGCGCAACCCGCTCTACTTCGAGATCCTGCGCGGCACGTCCGCTGACTCGCGGCAGTTGTCCCGCGCGCTGCGCACGGTGGACGCCACCCGCAAGCGCCTGCGCCGGGAACTGCGCACCCAAGGCTTCGAGGCCAGCTTTCTCGGCATGGCCGGGCGCGCCCTGGAACCGGTGACGCGCTTTGCGGGTTTCGACTGGCGGGTGAACATCGCGCTGCTTTCGGCCTTTGCGGCCAAGGAGAACAGCGCCGCCACCCTGGGGGCCATCTATGGTCTGGACGGCGAGGGAGGGCTTGCCCAGGGGATGACGCCCCTGCACGCCTTGGCCTTGATGTTGTTCATGGCCCTGTACCCGCCCTGCATTCCGGCGTCGGTCATGGTGCGTCTGCAGGCGAACTCCACGGGGTGGATGCTCTTTTCCCTGGGCTACCAGACGCTGCTGGGCCTGGTCGTAGCCACGCTGGTCTTCGCCGGAGGAACGTTGCTTGGCCTCACGGGTTGGCAGGCCATGTGGACCTTCTACGGGGTGTGCGTCCTCGCCACGGCGGCCATGGCCCTGGTGCCGGAAAGCGGATGCACGCGCGCACATATTTCTCAAACCCCCATCCCTTCAACATCCAGAGGAGGCTTCTCATGA
- a CDS encoding radical SAM protein translates to MTLLGFDLEGQVIRPPAEAESLLLQATLGCSHNRCAFCPAYKGKRFGFKAPERLRQAMDHAAAHMPMLRRVFLCDGDALILPQKRLETLLTDIRQRLPQVARVNAYANAKALARKSDADLRRLRELGLSTVYLGLESGSDAVLADMNKWGDVAEHLRQANRAKNAGLRLSVTVLLGLAGLGKHGSPAEKHARATGQVLSRMDPEQASALALMVAPGTPLFERARQGGFTPQDDAGLLHELLWLLEETSLTGGLFFSNHASNPLRLRLRLPRDKQAGLDAVRQALAGKTALTPRAYRRL, encoded by the coding sequence ATGACGCTTTTGGGCTTCGACCTCGAAGGGCAGGTCATCCGCCCCCCGGCCGAGGCCGAAAGCCTGCTGCTGCAGGCGACCCTCGGCTGTTCGCACAACCGGTGCGCCTTCTGCCCGGCCTACAAGGGCAAACGCTTCGGTTTCAAGGCTCCCGAACGCCTGCGCCAGGCCATGGACCACGCCGCCGCCCACATGCCCATGCTGCGGCGTGTGTTCCTCTGCGACGGCGACGCCCTCATCCTGCCGCAAAAACGCCTTGAAACCCTGTTGACCGACATCCGCCAGCGCTTGCCCCAGGTGGCGCGCGTGAACGCATATGCCAACGCCAAGGCCCTGGCCCGCAAATCCGACGCCGACCTGCGCCGCCTGCGCGAGCTGGGCCTTTCCACCGTGTACCTGGGCCTGGAATCCGGCTCGGACGCCGTGCTCGCCGACATGAACAAATGGGGCGACGTGGCCGAACACCTGCGCCAGGCCAATCGCGCCAAGAACGCCGGACTGCGCCTCTCCGTCACTGTGCTGCTTGGGCTGGCGGGCCTGGGCAAACACGGCTCCCCGGCCGAGAAACACGCCCGCGCCACAGGCCAGGTGCTCTCGCGCATGGATCCGGAACAGGCGTCCGCCCTGGCCCTCATGGTCGCGCCCGGCACGCCCCTCTTCGAGCGCGCGCGCCAGGGCGGCTTCACCCCGCAAGACGATGCGGGGCTGCTCCATGAGCTGCTCTGGCTTCTCGAAGAAACCAGCCTTACGGGCGGGCTCTTCTTCTCCAACCACGCCTCCAATCCCCTTCGGCTGCGGCTGCGGCTCCCGCGCGACAAGCAGGCCGGACTCGACGCCGTGCGCCAGGCCCTGGCAGGCAAAACGGCCCTGACGCCGCGCGCGTACCGGAGGCTGTAA